Below is a genomic region from Leishmania mexicana MHOM/GT/2001/U1103 complete genome, chromosome 20.
CGCCTTGAGGCACAGTACCAGCGAACGACAACGCAGCTGACGTCGTTGGAGAAGGACATGCGCTTTCGCCTTCAGCAGCTTGCCGACGCGGATCGCAAGGAgcggacggcagcggcggaccGGCAAACGGCCTTGCTCGAGGCCTTGGCCGCCCTCCGCACCGAGCCGGCTTCCGTGTCTGCGGAGGGCATGACGGAGACGATGCTGCTACAGCTGATGCATCTCATAGAGGAGGGGATGGAGAAGGTGCAGGCGGCGTtcggcgaagaaggcgctgTGGGCATGAATAGCGTGAGGGCTGGAGGGCGCAAGGtatcaccgctgctgcgctccagCGAGGCCGCCACCCCTGTCGGTGCAACGACGATCACGGACCGTGATCTGGTGAAGACGGCGAACCAGCGTCTCAAGGAGCTTGGCTGGTGAGCACTCCGCACAACGctttcttttgtgtgtgcctttTGTTTTCTATGTCACTGTGATGGGCCGCCGCTTCGTCGATTGGCGCCGTCGTGAGACTGCCGTTCCTCTTtcgacgccagcggcgtATGCACATGTGCGCCAGACCACGCCAACGCACTGGCGCATATGcgacacgtgcacacaagTACATACATATGCGCACACGAACGCATCCACAATCGCATCGCAGGAGACGAAATGCCACACTTTTCGGTGTTTTCGGGCGACTTCTCCCGGCTCTTTTACTCGTGTTTGTCTGCCGTGCTGAGTGAATGTGGGCACACACCGTCTCtgacctctctctctcgcactgTGCATTGGTCCCGCCCTGGCCTTTTTATCTGTCGCTcgttcccctctccccctctctctcacacaaaCACGGACACCGTGGGGCCACTCTCCCGACTCCAACCCGACCCATCCGCAGCAGTGTCACTTCTACTCCACACATACCTTCTCCGTTTTTGGTGTCTAATTCTCTCGCCCCTCGCCTGTTTGCTTGTAGCCTTCCTTACAGAAACCAAGAAAacggaaaaagaaaacagctCATCTTCGTCTCTTCTGCCCCAGCGACAATGACGGCCGCCGTGGATCTCGAAGGCGTGGCCCTTCACGGCCATATGAAGGGTGTGACGATGCTAAAGTTCaaccgcgacggcgaccTTCTCTTTTCATCTGCCAAGGACACGaactgcagcgcgtgctgctggcagGTAAAGACAGGCAAGCTGCTCGGCTCCTACACAACGGTGGGCCAGGTGGAAGGTCGCACGTACGACGCGGCCATGGTGGCGCTAGATGTGAACCGTGAGTCCACGCTCTTGGCGACCGCCAGcgcgggcgaggaggtgcttCTGTGGAGCGTAGAGTCTGGTGCCCTGCTTGGCTCCGTGAGCCGCAGCCTATCGTCTGGCGCCAGTGTCGGCTTCTCGCACGATGAcatgatgatgatggtggcCACAAAGGGCCGCTCCAGCACAAACTCGGCGATTCAGGTCTACAACGTTCCCTTCACGGTGCCCAAGGCTGGTGAGGACATCGCCCCTGTCAAGACGCCCTTCACCACTTTCTCCACCTACGAGACCCCGGACACCATCACGTGGGCCGCCTGGGGACCGACGAACGAGACGATCTACTACTCCGAGGGCGGCTACATGAACATCCTCGACGTGGAAGCGAACAAGGTGATCCGCAGTCGCCAGATTCACGAGGACGAGAACGAGGTGATTAACCGCTTCAGCTGGGACCCCAACTATCTCACTTTAGCGACCGCCTCGACCGACAAGACGTCTCACCTCATAGACTTCCGCGACTTGGCCACCATTCAGGTGTACCGGAGTGACGTCCCGGTGAACGACGTGTCGATCAGCCCAAGCGCCGACCACGTAATCCTCGGCGGTGGCATGGATGCCGCTTCTGTGACGACGCAAGGCGGGCAGTCCATCTTCGAGGTTAAGTTTTTTCACAAGGTTCACGGTCACCAGCTCGGccagctgcgctgccacTTTGGTACGATCAATGCCATGTCCTTCCACCCCGACGGTCACGgcttcgccagcgccagctACGACGGTCTCATCAAGATGTACCGTTTCGGCGACTCGTACGACTCCACGCCTGGCGCGCAGCCCCTGTGGACGTTGTAAAGTGGTGAATACGGCGCGAAGAaggttctctctctccgtgtatgtttgtgtgcgtgtgcttgtttggcaacgtgcgcacacatcacgtgtgtgtgtatttgTGCTGCTCGTCCTTCGATTGGTGTACGTgcgcctgcctgcctgtctgtctgtgtctgagtgttttgtgtgtatgtgcgtgtgtctgtgtgtccgCGTGGGTCTTCTTGTTTTATCTGGTAGAGCGCTTTAcctttcttgtgtgtgtgtgatgtgtGGTGTGGAGTGGTGTGGAGGTATCTCTTGAGCCGGTGGTTGTCTTGTTCGCATTTTTAAAAGGGGTAAACGCCCGCTGTTGTGCAGCCGGGTGTATATGGGTAATCATAACGtactctccctctctccttgtgGAGAGACCGATCAGGGGGCACCTACtaacgcaaaaaaaaaggaatgCAAGTCGACTAAGAATGAGGGAGGCTTTCCGGCACAGAGGTGTTAGCAtacggggaggaggagggggaggaggaggagaggtcCTCGGTGAGAAGAATGGCGGCGGGACAAGCGGGGCTGTGCTTTCCCCAACTTCTCGCTCCGGTCGCTTGGCGATAACGGTCCTTGTCCACGGATGCATGACTGTGTTcgtgagcggctgcgcagcgcggcgaggGTCCGGCAAGAGTGTGTGTAGGatagagggggtggggagaggtgATGATCTTGCCGCGGCTCGTGCGTCCGTGAGCAtcactcttttttttgctgttgttttcctccccctctcctgtACTTCGcgcccttttttgttttcacGGCAACTGCAGCTAGAGTATGCACCGGCCTTGTCCACCTCGCATGCTTTAAATCTTTCTACGCCGCTTACCAATGCGCCTTCACCtacgctttctctctctccccctcttttgCCTACTTTGTGAGTAATACTACGGATTTTCATGTCGCCTgtcgacgtgtgtgtgtgtggcttaTGTAGTGGCTGTCAAACTTTATACGCCACCCAGTGCGTGAGGCTCCCGTCACTTTCGCGCTCACACCCACAAACAACGGAGCCGCAACAACCACAGtgacgttttttttctgtcgcACGTCTTACATTTCAATCTCGCACAGCGTGTCACGAAGACGGGTTCGTTGCCGCAACGAAGTGCTGCTCATATCGACTATTCCTGCGCTTTTTGGCaggaggggtggagaagCGGAGGTGAGAAGCTTACTCGAGTTGGCTCGTCTCGCTATCATATTAGCGCTTATCGAAAACAGGTGAACGGAATCGGTCACTGCACGCTCCGTGACCGGATGTGGAGCGCTTTGAGGCTCATTGTGCTTCATCACCTCCCTCCATCATCCGTTTCCTTTTCTCACAGATCTATCCAACACCTTAAAAACTTGACGTGGACGCATATACCCCGATATCTTCGACGTGCTCCTTCACGGTTCGCGTCAacacttttttttccgctCAGACCACCTCTCTTCTTTGGCATTTGTGGCGGATGTGGTGCCTCCAGAAGGTGCCACGCGGCTCCTCTCTCGTGCGGAGCTCGCCTGCACGCGTCGGGATGCTTCGTCGCTTTCGAGCACTGCAGGAAGCATCTGCACAGTGCTCGCTGACTGTCGTTGCACATGGCCgtcgctccctctccaccgAGGAGCTGGTGGATGAGGAAACACAATGGACGCGTGAGATGAGCAGCAAGTACGGCTCTGGCAACTACCAGCTCTTCAGGGCGCTCTACAAGGACCTGTGTGACGAGGTCCGGCGCGAGTACTACACAAaacccccgcccccaccacccgcaaCAAGGACCACGGGTGCCTCGCCTTCGCTAGttgcggcagaggtggcacCCGAGGTGTGCCGAGGCGCAGATTCAGGTGCCAATGACATTTCCTCCGGTGCCACAAAGCAGAGTAGTGTGGcagacggcgctggtgcaaCATCATCGTCAACGcaaggaggggggatgcCAGCCGCGTCTGAGCATGAAGACAGCACTGGCGAAGCGGCGCACGCAGCCCGGGAAACTGCGgcgactcctcctccttcgcagccgGAAGAGACATACGGGGACGGCTCCTGGtctgtgcagcaccgccctgAAGATAACGTTATTGTGTTTCATCGGGGTGCCGTGAAGGAGGGCCGTCTTGCCACCGTGCATGCGTGGGCGCACATCGAGCTGAAGGACCCGCCGCGGCTGAACGCCGTGCTCACCTTTGCCGACTGGATTCCGATCGAGGTGTGCGTGGAGCGAAACGGTATCGTTATCCACTTCTCCATGGCTTCGAACGAGGGCGGTATGCACATGCGCAACGTGCGGGTGTACGCGCCAAAGTCggcggaggagcgcgcgGCGCTCCTGGACCCGTCTGACGACGGCGAGTACGCGCGGAAGAACTTCTACTATGACGGGCCGTGTCTGTGGCACCTAGAGCTGGATATGCTGAACGAGCTCTACGATGTCATGCAAGATCATGGCGTCACCCTTGACTGGATTCGATGGGCCGCTTCTTGGGTGTTCTACCTGGAGTACGTCAACTACGTGCGGTGGAACTTGGGAATGCTCGAGGAGCTCATCCCCTCTTCCCTGCGCGGCCCTGAGGAGGACTTTTTGTTGCCCGCGGAGAAGGCCCTGCTGGCGGAGCCCGTCGAAGACTGGCTCAGAGCCCACAGCATCTAGCGGTGAGAAGACGAAAACAAAACCCACCTCCAagcatgtgtgcatgcgcgggTGTGTGAGGCAGCGGTGTTttggaggacgaggagtcAGTCTACTGAGTGGTAGGAGTGTGGGTGTCCGTCGGACAAAACAGCCGCGTCGACGAGgcaagaagggggaggggaagggcaaGACTGCCGGTATCGTCGGTAGCTGCAGAGGCCACACAAAGGCGACTCTTCACGCGAAAGCAAGTGGAAACCCACAAGGAGGAAGAAGCTGCAAGCGCACCCAGCGGAAGGCGGCGCGAGGCGCAGGCTTAGAAGGGAGACGAAGGAAGGACACGGAtgggagaggcggcgcttttttttgcttgtaTTAGTGAGGCGGAGGGCTTACACGGGTGCAGAGGCGACACGAGGTTGTGTGAATTTGTGCGCATGTGAGGGCTGTGCTGCTCCCTTTTTCTGCAGCTCGTGGTAGAGGCACGGATCCGCTGCAGTCGAACTCGTTCGTATGCACATAGGGATACGCAGATACTCGCCTTCTTGTTCCGTCCGCGCCACCTCTCTCatctcgtgtgtgtgtggggggtagggggaaggggcagTGCACACGTTTTTGCTGAGCGTAACCTGTGTTCCTACGGGTGGTTTTGGCCCGTCGACTTTTACAACTACCCCCTCTTATCCCGCGTGTACATTCCCCGTGGTCCACAAGGCAGCGCTGTGCTCACTGCACCGTAGATCTTCACCATCATGgacgcgtacgtgtgtgtcaTGATGCACTCGATGCCTCTGAGTTGTGCCCGCTTGTTTTTTCGTCTCCGTCTCTCACATTCGCCAATCTCTGCAtgcgcttctccttctttTGGTCTCGCCCTCGAACAGGGCCCACGACGGTGTGCTGGTAGCATCAGATGCTAGGGGAGGATCTAGACATTGGCTTCTACGCAGAGGACGCGTACGCGGCGTACGTGACGGACCTTGCGACATCTTTGCACCTCGTTCCGCGCTGTCGCAATGCCCGCGGTGCAACACTGGATGTGGTCTTTACCGGTCCCTTCCTGGACGTGTCTGCGTATGAGGAGGCAGTCAGGCAGGGGAAGCTCCTCCCTTACGCCGCGTTGCCATGGTCCGTCGCCGAGGAACGGGGTGTGCAAGGGGTTTCTGGAGCGACTCTTAGCGTCACCCTGCATGGCTGGATCGAGAAGCTGAATGCCGCACGCAAAGTGCAACTGATGGAGCCCCTCTTTCCGGCTGCCGACCTCTGCGCGACAGTCGCAGAGACATGTGTAATGAGCGATGGTGGCAACTCAGCGCCGTGCGCGTTGGCTTCGGCTTCGCCGCCACACAGGGCGGCGTCCGCAGGCACCGCAAACGAGAACGGCACTCATCCCCCGCTCAAGCCGTCGCGCTTTCGCATTCTCGGCAACCTGGATTTCTTCCTGCACCTCTCCAGTCGCGACTTGTCCACAGCCGAGAGCAGCGTCCCAGTCGACTCTCCAAGCGCGTATGAACGTGATCAAGAAAACTCCAATTTCGCAGGCGACCCGGAAGACGCAACGCGCGCGGCTCACGCGTGTCGTGATGCACTCGAGCAGCGCGATGACATTACCCTAGCCCGTAACGCGGTGAACACGGTCATAAAATTTGCGcagatggcggaggagcaccCTGGTGAGGTGGGCAGCGTCTTCGTCGATGCGAAGGAGCGTGTCGAGTACATCCAGTTTAGCGCACACTAGCCCCCACTTCTTTGTGCTTCTCTTTGTGTTCTTCCCCCACAAGTGAGGTCGATGCGTTGCGTCTTCTTCCAGCTACGGTAGTGGTGGTTTCGATTGCCTGTATCGGGCGCGAGCAAGCGAGTTACGACGCGTGCCGCACATCACCACCGTCACACCTCGAGTACGCAAGACAGTAAGCGAAGGGGGGAAAAAGGCAGACCTAAATCATCGCCAGCGGAGAAGCCGAGCGCCTCTTGTCGGACGCCTTTGCTTATTATTGTTGTCCTTGGCTCATCTGTATCTGACCACAAGGTTCCCTGACGCTTCCTAAGGCGGCACCACTACGGAGCTGTTTCTAGGTGATGCCTGTCAGGTGGCCTAAAATCCGTCAGCGAGTCCGGTGGACCTTCATGTGCATGTGGAGGCCTACAAAGGCAGcgaagggggtggagggcaGAGCGACACCAAACGCGCCATGACGAGATGTAGGACCTTGCCAGTCACGCATCGCCTTTGCAATGATAGGCATATAGGTGTCATCCTTGACACACTCTTCGTCCACCGTCCAACCTCTCCTCCGatctcttcccctccccctcctcatcttctttttgtgtgtctgcggcgcCCTCTCATTGACCCGTCTGTCTcttgttgtgtgtgcacatgcCCCTTTTCGATCTACTCATCGACTCGCCTGGCAGTGCCACAACACCCTACCTCCCTTTATCCCACTCACACATCTTTTTTCATTTGTGGTTCGTTGCTCCTTGCCCTCCACACCCCCTCGCGTTGCGCGTCGACTAGAAAAAGTGAAAGTCTCTCTTCATATCCCCCTCTCCtactcccccttccctcatCCCATTATCCACGCCGGCCACCGGACGCACTGGAAGCGCTGCCGTGCTTTCTACTTCTTTCCCATTTCAGTCGCACTGCAATCATGGCGGACTACAAGGTAAAGGACATCAGCCTCGCGGAGTGGGGCCGCAAGGCGATCGAGCTGGCCGAAAACGAGATGCCCGGTCTGatggagctgcgccgcgagtACGGCCCCTCCCAGCCGCTGAAGGGAGCCAAGATCGCCGGCTGTCTGCACATGACCGTGCAGACTGCCGTGCTGATCGAGACCCTCAAGGCACTCGGTGCGGAGCTGCGCTGGTCGTCGTGCAACATCTTTTCCACTCAGGAtaacgccgccgcggccatTGCCAAGGCTGGCGTACCGGTGTTCGCGTGGAAGGGTGAGACAGACGAGGAGTACGAGTGGTGCATCACCCAGACAGTGAAGGGCTTCAGCGGTGACGGTCTGCCAAACATGAtcctcgacgacggcggcgacctcACGAATCTGGTGATCGACCACCACCCCGAGCTCGTGCCCAAGATCTTCGGCATCTCCGAGGAGACCACGACGGGTGTGAAGAACCTGTACAAGCGCCTGAGCAAGGGCAACCTCCCCATCTCCGCCATCAACGTTAACGACAGCGTGACGAAGAGCAAGTTCGACAACCTTTACGGCTGCCGAGAGTCCTTGGTCGACGGCATCAAGCGCGCCACGGATGTAATGATTGCCGGCAAGacgtgctgcgtgtgcggaTACGGTGATGTTGGTAAgggctgcgccgcagccctGCGCGCCTTCGGCGCTCGCGTCGTGGTAACGGAGGTGGACCCGATCAACGCCCTGCAGGCCTGCATGGAAGGCTACCAGGTTGCTCTGGTCGACGACGTCATGGCCGATGCGCACATCTTCGTGACGACCACCGGCAACGATGACATCATCACCTCTGACCACTTCCCACACATGCGCGACGACGCCATTGTGTGCAACATCGGCCACTTCGACACGGAGATCCAGGTGGGATGGCTGGAGGCAAACGCCAAGGAGCACGTGGAAATCAAGCCTCAGGTGGACCGCTATACCATGGAGAACGGCCGCCACATCATCCTGCTGGCCAAGGGTCGCCTGGTCAACCTCGGCTGCGCCAACGGTCACCCGTCCTTCGTGATGTCCAACTCCTTCACGAACCAGGTGCTGGCGCAGATTGAGCTCTGGAGCAACCGCGACAACAACAAGTACCCGCGCGGTGACAACGCCGGCGTGTTCTTCCTGCCCAAGTCGCTCGATGAGAAGGTCGCTGCCCTCCACCTCGCCCACGTCGGCGCCAAGCTGACGAAGCTAACCCCGAAGCAGGCCGAGTACATCAACTGCCCGGTCAATGGCCCGTTCAAACCGGACCACTACCGCTACTAAGCACGTGCGCTGGTCCACGGGAAAGCCTGGAAAGTGCGAGAGGAGAGTGGGGCTGCTTGACAGGAAAGCGTGAGGAGACGCGGCTGTGGGGGGCTTCGAGGAAGGCGCTGAGGGGTGTCGCATACccgacacgcgcgcacacgccgacgCTGCCATCCTGAAACGACAGCGCGGTCGACTTCCGCTGCTGATTCTCCTTTGATCGTCCGCCTCTTGCCttgttttttcttcttcgacTGATcgcccctcttcctccactTTTTTCGCCCTCTCACCATTCAAGGTCATCATCTACACCCCATGCTGTCGCTGGCGCCTGTCCTATCGATGGGAgtagcccccccccccccaccccccttcaCCCCCTGCAGATGCCCAACGGCGCGACGCAAGAAAAGACGAAAAGCGtcacagaggagagggatCTGACGGCCCAGTTGTGAAGTAAGCTTCGAGAGGTGAACAGAGGGTGGTGAGGAGCAGTGGCCCGGAGAGGTAACTAACTGGCTTCCGTCACCTCGCCtcccgccatcgccgcaacgtctcttttctcctttttttgctCTGTGCTGACGCGTTTGTACGGCGGACTCGTCTTTCTCTCCGGTGTGTGTCTCttcaaggaggaggaggaggaggggaggagagagcgcgagggCCGCACTCTGCATCAAGGGGCGCGtctgtccgtgtgtgtgtgtagcatGGCTAGGCGCCCATACGTTCacgtgtgtccgtgtgtctGCAGTTGCGTGTACTTGTCGATCCTCTCCCTTCATCGGTGATCGATCCAGCTTCCCGTGTGGCTCGTTGTTTGCACAGCGATGCACGTCGCCGCATATCTGCAGCGAACACACGAATACCTCCACACCTCTCTGCAAGGGTGGTCTTCGCTATTTTCAAccccccttttccctttcctGATCTTTGCTCTGTTGAACCCCTTTTTCGATGCGCTTCTCCGCTGTTCACCGCCAGCTGCGGGAGAGGCCGCGGGATGCAGGAGTTTGTGGCGCTGCGATGAAGGATGAGGCagtgtatgcgtgcgtatgtgtgttgCTGTGCACGTATCGAGATGTTGAGCTTCTGTGGCGGATGCCAGGAGGAGGTTCACGCGCAGTGTGTGCTGCGACTTTGTCTCTCTCTACAAGGGAGTGGAGTGCTACACGCGGTGGTATATCTGCCGGCACAAAGGCGCATAAAGCAGCACCCCCCCACAAAGTTTCTACTCTCGCCGGTCTCATGCCCGAATTGTCCGCCCATCCTCCCTTTAACGACGCACACtaatacacacacacgcacacacagaccgACCCTcaaccccccacccctccccgtctgcaccgctttcctcctccacttTCTCCTATCGACTTCGCCGGGCGCTCTTGACCGTTGACACGTGTGACACACCCACTGGATGCTGCGCATGACATGCATTTTCTTTGTCTTTTGTTTCCAGGTTTGCTCCGTTACACATGACGTGTCGGCTGTCCTCATCTTTGGTGTCCCCTCGTGACACGGCACTCACTTCGGTGAGGTGGactcttttttcttcctttttcgttgttttgGTACGAGACATAAGCCCATAACATTGCATCAAGCAACGAAGGCgagagtggtggtggtggcggtgcgggaAGGGGGACTGAAGGGCAAACTGAGGCAAACTCAGACATCACCACTGTGCACCCTCTTTCCTTGACATAAAGTGGGGCAGGGTATAACGAAGCAGAGAAGCAATGAAACTTTACTTCCTTCGCCAGGCGAAAGCAGTTGGCAAAGTGAGCATGTGCCGTAGTGgaggaaaaaagaaaacggctCACGGGCACGACGGAGCCAACGGTTAGCAAATAGGGAGTTATCTGTCCATCtgtctatatatatatatatatacaaatCAGTAAGAGATATTTGCGGCCTTTCATTGCTGTTGAGGGGTGGAGGGCTGCACCGGGcgcaccaaaaaaaagagagtTAAGGTGTGCGGACAGTCAATACGGTGGATCCACCCGCTTGCTCTCTCTGTGATCGCCTTTATGGATCCTTGCTTCGTGGAAGTTGCCGGGAACGGCTCGATCGCCGTTGTGAAGCTCTCCAACCACTTTCTCTGCGCATCCCGTGAAGCGTGTTTCTCCATCTCTTTGCTGCGTAtcactcctcccccttcctccaccATCCACCATCTGGCTCGCTCTCCCTTGCGGTCTACACACAAAACGAcctgcgcttcttcttttttttttgtgcccTCTTCCACTAACTCGAATGGCGCGAATGCGCACACTCGCACCCGCCACAAATACCTCTTTATTTTGCCTCAGATAGCTGCGTAGTACTCAGCGACCGGAGACTCGACGCAGACCCTTCGCCTACCCCCTAGTTGCGGGCACTCACTTTTGCTCACTACGGTGTACCTCCCCCTCGTTTCCGCGTTGAGGGTATCGTCACTCCAACAGTGGTGGcgctctctttcctttttttccatATCTTTCTCTGCAGGGAGCGCTAGCGGAGAGGAAACGACGAGGTCCACAGGCCTTCTTatcggaggaaggggggtTCACGGGAGCACGTTCGCACTCCCTTCCTTgcaggagggaggcagcAACGCACTGAAGGCCGAGCGCTCACGCACCGAgtcgcacgcgcgtgcatgaGCACTCTTGATCTCCCCATCCGCTAAAGAGGCTGTGTCTGGCGTCCTTTTTTGGCCGCCGTTGCTCGGCTTTGCCCTGGCTCTTTTTCAACTTCATCCGCCTGCGTCGGGATGGTGTTTGTCAtcgcggctgcggccgccaTCTTCGtgctcgccgccggcgcagtgCTCTTGTACGGCGCAGCGAGCATCCTTGCGGGCGGCTTCTTCCGCTTGGCGCTTGGCGCGTTGCTGGTGGGCATGTCGCTTTCCATCGTTTTCTCCACCACAGCCAATCTGCTGCTGGTCACTTTTTCGCGCTACGATCTGGAGCCTAGGCCGCCGATAGTTTTTCTGCGCAGCTTCCTAGCAGCCATGGGGCAGCCCACCCTGACAGGAGTTATTGGCTTGTCGCTGGTGACGCTGGTTTCGCTGGCGGCCTCGAAGGTGCGAGTGATGGTGGAAGAGATGGACATTCTGATCCGTTCCCACGCCGCGTACGCAGCGCGTAGCGATCGTACGGCTGCACCGTGAATGGTAGTGGGAGTGGCAAAATAGCGAGTGATGCGGTGGCCTCCCTGTCGGAGGGGTCAGCGTGTTAAGGAGCACCATGTGAGGTGTTCGCGGAGGAAGCACCAGCATAGGAGCATGTGCTCGTGTACGGTTCCGCGGTGGCATGAAAGAAGAGGAGATGCTTTCTATGGATGATGACGGAACGGTTGCGCACTCCGTTGTATGTCGGGGTGCGCTGATCATCTTGTGCGGTGCCGCTCTGACCCCGGCCATTTCGGCAGCTCCGCAAAACTGCTGAGGGCGATGCCACCGTAGGGAAAGACTGGCGGGGGATACAAGGCGCATACACAAGCAAAAAAAACAGATCTCCtacccctcccttcttcacgcgcacacatgggACTGATtgcggctggtgctggagCCCACTGGCGGAGCATCGGCGCCGCACTAccggagagaggagagctgTACTCGTAGCTGCTTCTACCTCGTCGGTTCTTGACGCTTGTACTCTTGCAAGATATCATTTGCTCCCTTTTCGTTTCTCCTCTCCCGTTCGTAGAGGCGCGGGTGCCGCTCATCTGCCACCCTTTCGCCCATTTCTTTGCCCGCCCCATTGATGGGTGCGGGCGCTCTTTATCAGCCTTCCCGCACTGCCACCTCTACACCAAGCACAGGCAGCGAAGTGGTACACTCAAgacgcccccacccccgatTTCTGCTTCGTATCGTACGTCATAGACACCTGAAAGTACCATAGAGGACAGAAAAGCTGTCTCGGCACTTCATGGAGGACAGGCTGCGAAGCCGTTGCAGGCCGTTCTCTCTGAGGACCTCACCCCACGCTGCTCTTGCTCTTCTGCTCCTCTCCAGGTGCTTCTCCGTGTTACcccgcgctcctcctcccctctacCAGTAGCCCTCGGGTTTCCTCCTTGCCTCGTTCATGGTGCACCGCAACCCATGTCCGCCTCGTTCCCATCTATTCCGGGCTTTGCCGGCCCGCTGTCACTCAAAGCTTTCCTGGAGGAGTACTTTGGTCTCCATCTCACGTTTGCCGCCGAAACTGCGTCTCCATCACCAAGGGCAGCCGCAACGGCAGAGACACCGAGTGCTGCAGGGTTTCGTGCTTTGCGTGatgtggtgctgccgcctaACCAATCGTTCCTGGTCGTCGTGTACGTGGCGCTGCacgcctcttcttcccctccgCCTACCACAGCACACGCATCCCCAACA
It encodes:
- a CDS encoding putative eukaryotic translation initiation factor 3 subunit, with translation MTAAVDLEGVALHGHMKGVTMLKFNRDGDLLFSSAKDTNCSACCWQVKTGKLLGSYTTVGQVEGRTYDAAMVALDVNRESTLLATASAGEEVLLWSVESGALLGSVSRSLSSGASVGFSHDDMMMMVATKGRSSTNSAIQVYNVPFTVPKAGEDIAPVKTPFTTFSTYETPDTITWAAWGPTNETIYYSEGGYMNILDVEANKVIRSRQIHEDENEVINRFSWDPNYLTLATASTDKTSHLIDFRDLATIQVYRSDVPVNDVSISPSADHVILGGGMDAASVTTQGGQSIFEVKFFHKVHGHQLGQLRCHFGTINAMSFHPDGHGFASASYDGLIKMYRFGDSYDSTPGAQPLWTL
- a CDS encoding S-adenosylhomocysteine hydrolase, producing the protein MADYKVKDISLAEWGRKAIELAENEMPGLMELRREYGPSQPLKGAKIAGCLHMTVQTAVLIETLKALGAELRWSSCNIFSTQDNAAAAIAKAGVPVFAWKGETDEEYEWCITQTVKGFSGDGLPNMILDDGGDLTNLVIDHHPELVPKIFGISEETTTGVKNLYKRLSKGNLPISAINVNDSVTKSKFDNLYGCRESLVDGIKRATDVMIAGKTCCVCGYGDVGKGCAAALRAFGARVVVTEVDPINALQACMEGYQVALVDDVMADAHIFVTTTGNDDIITSDHFPHMRDDAIVCNIGHFDTEIQVGWLEANAKEHVEIKPQVDRYTMENGRHIILLAKGRLVNLGCANGHPSFVMSNSFTNQVLAQIELWSNRDNNKYPRGDNAGVFFLPKSLDEKVAALHLAHVGAKLTKLTPKQAEYINCPVNGPFKPDHYRY